One Massilia sp. 9096 genomic window carries:
- the mntP gene encoding manganese efflux pump MntP — translation MNLFATAALALAMSTDAFAVAVGKGAALRRPQLREALRTGVIFGVIEGFTPLVGWTLGHVAARHVAAWDHWIVFVLLGLLGLRMVRAGLSNDAEPEHKPARHGFWLLVATGVATSLDALAIGVGLAFVDADIGLTAGAIGLTTFMMVTLGVMVGRGLGAIAGRRAELLGGLVLIAIGCMILYEHLSAN, via the coding sequence ATGAACCTGTTCGCTACCGCCGCGCTGGCGCTCGCCATGTCCACCGATGCGTTTGCCGTCGCGGTCGGCAAGGGCGCCGCGCTGCGCCGACCGCAGCTGCGCGAGGCGCTGCGCACCGGCGTCATCTTCGGCGTCATCGAAGGCTTCACGCCGCTGGTCGGCTGGACGCTCGGCCACGTCGCGGCGCGCCATGTCGCCGCCTGGGACCACTGGATCGTGTTCGTGCTGCTCGGGCTGCTCGGGCTGCGCATGGTGCGCGCCGGCCTGTCGAACGACGCGGAACCCGAGCACAAGCCGGCGCGCCACGGCTTCTGGCTGCTGGTCGCCACCGGGGTGGCGACCAGCCTGGATGCGCTGGCGATCGGCGTCGGGCTGGCCTTCGTGGACGCCGACATCGGCCTCACCGCGGGCGCGATCGGCTTGACGACCTTCATGATGGTGACGCTGGGCGTGATGGTCGGGCGCGGCCTGGGTGCGATCGCGGGGCGGCGCGCGGAGCTGCTGGGCGGACTGGTGCTGATCGCGATCGGCTGTATGATCCTGTACGAACACCTGAGTGCGAACTGA
- a CDS encoding glycoside hydrolase family 3 N-terminal domain-containing protein, producing the protein MTPSKRLAALAVAGAFSLACAAAAAQSERQSQAQSQAADWPQTHSAIARDPALEARVAAILKGMTLAQKVGQMTQAEIKSVTPDDVRRYYIGSILNGGGSWPNNDKHARAADWLALSQRFYDASMATDMAVKVPVMWGTDAVHGHNNAYGATLFPHNIGLGAARDPRLVEEIGAATARAMRATGIAWAFAPTLAVVRDDRWGRTYEGFSEDPALVRSYAGPFVAGLQGKFKDDANVIATAKHFMADGGTAGGKNTGVSEATRAQMIAIHAQGYIGALDAGAQTVMASFNSWNDVAGGHDYGKMHGSRTMLTEVLKEKMAFDGFVVSDWNGIGEVPGCRNDSCAASINAGMDMIMAPEDWKAFIANTIADVQANRIPMARIDDAVSRILRVKLRAGLFEKGPSANRYAGKDEALQARALARRAVRESLVLLKNEGPALPIGAGKKILVVGKAADSMASQAGGWSLTWQGTANTNADYLNADTILSGLRQAAGGANVTYAADARGVDPGRFDVVVAVLGEAPYAEGDGDIGPAGTLRHSSRYPEDLAVLKRVAGKGRPVVTVLLSGRPLWVNDLLNLSDTFIAAWLPGSEGKGVSDLLVAGQGPNYDFGGKLPYSWPKSVCQTPLNLGDAGYAPLFAYGYGLNKGTRSHLGQLDASYPAGGCVASNVFPLYGQADRTSFPLQLRSKGRSQLLGADLNVATELPGIKVATAQITTQQDAKLVTWTGPGSFEAHGAAPLNLPRQAADAGALRFETRVETAPAGKVTLAMLCGAAPANTAACGRPLDLTAVFKRLAGKGRQVVSVPLACFTAHGVDLARVDTPFSIASSGAFAAAFGNVDVVGGAAHEADALRCEDLR; encoded by the coding sequence ATGACCCCTTCCAAGCGATTGGCCGCGCTGGCCGTGGCCGGCGCCTTTAGCCTGGCTTGCGCCGCCGCCGCTGCGCAATCCGAGCGGCAATCCCAGGCACAATCCCAGGCGGCCGACTGGCCGCAAACCCACAGCGCGATCGCACGCGACCCCGCGCTCGAGGCGCGCGTGGCGGCGATCCTCAAGGGGATGACGCTGGCCCAGAAGGTCGGCCAGATGACCCAGGCCGAGATCAAGTCGGTCACGCCCGACGACGTGCGCCGTTATTACATCGGCTCGATCCTGAACGGCGGCGGCAGCTGGCCGAACAACGACAAGCACGCGCGCGCCGCCGACTGGCTGGCGCTGTCGCAGCGCTTCTACGACGCCTCGATGGCCACGGACATGGCGGTCAAGGTGCCGGTGATGTGGGGCACCGACGCGGTCCACGGCCACAATAATGCCTACGGCGCCACGCTGTTCCCGCACAACATCGGCCTCGGCGCGGCGCGCGACCCGCGACTCGTCGAGGAGATCGGCGCCGCCACCGCCCGCGCCATGCGCGCCACCGGCATCGCCTGGGCCTTCGCGCCGACGCTGGCCGTGGTGCGCGACGACCGCTGGGGCCGCACCTACGAGGGCTTCTCGGAAGACCCGGCCCTGGTGCGCAGCTATGCCGGGCCGTTCGTAGCAGGCTTGCAGGGAAAGTTCAAGGACGACGCCAACGTGATCGCCACCGCCAAGCACTTCATGGCCGACGGCGGCACTGCGGGCGGCAAGAACACCGGCGTCAGCGAAGCGACCCGGGCGCAGATGATCGCGATCCACGCCCAGGGCTACATCGGCGCATTGGACGCCGGCGCCCAGACCGTGATGGCCTCGTTCAACAGCTGGAACGACGTCGCCGGCGGCCATGACTACGGCAAGATGCACGGCAGCCGCACCATGCTGACCGAGGTGCTCAAGGAAAAAATGGCGTTCGACGGCTTCGTGGTCAGCGACTGGAACGGTATCGGCGAAGTGCCGGGCTGCCGCAACGACAGCTGCGCGGCTTCGATCAACGCCGGCATGGACATGATCATGGCGCCGGAAGACTGGAAGGCCTTCATCGCCAACACCATCGCCGACGTTCAGGCGAACCGGATTCCGATGGCGCGCATCGACGACGCCGTGTCGCGCATCCTGCGCGTGAAGCTGCGCGCCGGCTTGTTCGAGAAAGGGCCGTCCGCCAACCGCTACGCCGGCAAGGACGAGGCGCTGCAAGCGCGCGCGCTGGCGCGGCGCGCGGTACGCGAGTCGCTGGTGCTGCTCAAGAACGAAGGCCCCGCGCTGCCGATCGGCGCCGGCAAGAAGATCCTGGTGGTCGGCAAGGCGGCCGACAGCATGGCCAGCCAGGCCGGCGGCTGGTCGCTGACCTGGCAAGGCACCGCCAACACCAATGCCGACTATCTCAACGCCGACACCATCCTGAGCGGCTTGCGCCAGGCCGCCGGCGGCGCCAACGTCACGTATGCCGCGGATGCGCGCGGGGTCGACCCGGGCCGGTTCGACGTCGTGGTCGCCGTGCTCGGCGAAGCGCCGTACGCGGAAGGCGATGGCGACATCGGCCCGGCCGGGACGCTGCGCCACAGCAGCCGCTATCCGGAAGACCTGGCCGTCCTGAAGAGGGTGGCCGGCAAGGGCAGGCCGGTGGTGACCGTGCTGCTGTCGGGCCGTCCGCTGTGGGTCAACGACCTGCTCAACCTGTCGGACACCTTCATCGCGGCCTGGCTGCCGGGCAGCGAAGGCAAGGGCGTATCGGACCTGCTGGTCGCGGGCCAGGGCCCGAACTACGACTTCGGCGGCAAGCTGCCGTATTCCTGGCCGAAGTCGGTGTGCCAGACGCCGCTGAACCTGGGCGACGCCGGCTACGCGCCGCTGTTCGCCTACGGCTACGGCTTGAACAAGGGGACGCGCTCGCACCTGGGCCAGCTGGACGCCAGCTACCCGGCGGGCGGCTGCGTGGCCTCGAACGTGTTCCCGCTGTATGGCCAGGCGGACCGCACCAGCTTCCCGTTGCAACTGCGCAGCAAGGGGCGCAGCCAGCTCCTGGGCGCCGACCTGAACGTCGCCACTGAACTCCCCGGCATTAAGGTCGCCACCGCGCAGATCACGACCCAGCAGGATGCCAAGCTGGTGACCTGGACCGGTCCGGGCAGCTTCGAGGCCCACGGCGCCGCCCCCTTGAATCTGCCGCGGCAAGCCGCCGACGCGGGCGCGCTGCGCTTCGAGACCCGCGTCGAGACGGCGCCGGCCGGCAAGGTGACGCTGGCCATGCTGTGCGGCGCCGCTCCTGCAAACACCGCCGCCTGCGGCCGGCCGCTCGACCTTACCGCCGTGTTCAAGCGCCTCGCCGGCAAGGGCCGCCAGGTGGTGAGCGTGCCGCTGGCCTGCTTCACGGCGCACGGGGTCGACCTGGCGCGCGTCGATACGCCGTTCAGCATCGCCAGCAGCGGCGCCTTTGCCGCCGCCTTCGGCAACGTCGACGTGGTCGGTGGCGCCGCGCACGAAGCGGACGCGTTGCGCTGCGAGGACCTGCGCTGA
- a CDS encoding GH1 family beta-glucosidase, whose product MTQSASPLSLNPGSAAPAGAAAPADDAAPRRSDFADDFLWGCATSSYQIEGAAHEDGRVESIWDRFAATPGKIRDGSSGAVACDHYHRWPQDLDIARSLGLNAYRFSIAWPRIFDGVDAAPNDKGLGFYDRLVDGMLERGLQPWATLYHWDLPQWLQERGGWNERATVDAFVELADAVTRRLGDRVKHWITQNEPWCTAMIGHHEGWHAPGLSDFKTALQVCHHVLLSHGKAVPVIRANVPDAKVGIALSLHPVRAASDSPEDRAALLRHDGLRFRWFMDPLYGRGYPAQTVSAVGPAAPVILEGDLDAIAAPTDFLGVNYYFPETVAHAPGHGPLGARVLPPGADVQTTAMGWEVAPEGLTELLRRIEDEYRPGPIYLTENGSCYDDALEPDGAIHDGERRAYLQRHLGALRDTVRAGVPVKGYFAWSLLDNFEWAEGYLRRFGLVHVDYATQQRRLKDSARWYRAFLHGEE is encoded by the coding sequence ATGACCCAATCCGCCAGCCCCCTCAGCTTAAACCCCGGCAGCGCCGCCCCCGCCGGCGCCGCTGCACCGGCCGATGACGCCGCGCCGCGCCGATCCGACTTCGCCGACGATTTCCTGTGGGGCTGCGCCACCTCGTCCTACCAGATCGAAGGCGCGGCGCACGAGGATGGCCGGGTCGAGTCGATCTGGGACCGCTTCGCCGCCACGCCCGGCAAGATCCGCGACGGCTCGAGCGGGGCGGTGGCGTGCGACCATTACCACCGCTGGCCGCAAGACCTGGACATCGCGCGCAGCCTCGGTCTGAACGCCTACCGCTTCTCGATCGCCTGGCCGCGCATCTTCGATGGCGTGGACGCGGCGCCGAACGACAAGGGGCTGGGGTTCTACGACCGCCTGGTCGACGGCATGCTCGAGCGCGGCTTGCAGCCCTGGGCCACGCTGTACCACTGGGACTTGCCGCAATGGCTGCAGGAGCGCGGCGGCTGGAACGAGCGCGCCACGGTGGACGCCTTCGTCGAACTGGCCGACGCCGTCACGCGGCGCCTGGGCGACCGCGTCAAGCACTGGATCACGCAGAACGAACCGTGGTGCACCGCCATGATCGGCCACCACGAGGGCTGGCATGCGCCGGGCCTGAGCGATTTCAAGACCGCGCTGCAGGTGTGCCACCACGTGCTGCTCTCGCACGGCAAGGCGGTGCCGGTGATCCGCGCCAACGTGCCCGATGCGAAAGTCGGCATCGCGCTCAGCCTGCATCCGGTGCGCGCGGCGAGCGATTCGCCCGAGGACCGCGCCGCGCTGCTGCGCCACGACGGCCTGCGCTTTCGCTGGTTCATGGACCCCCTGTACGGGCGCGGCTATCCGGCGCAGACCGTGAGCGCGGTCGGGCCGGCCGCACCCGTCATTCTCGAGGGCGACCTCGATGCCATCGCCGCGCCGACCGATTTCCTCGGCGTGAATTACTACTTTCCCGAGACCGTCGCGCACGCGCCCGGCCACGGCCCGCTCGGCGCGCGCGTGCTGCCTCCAGGCGCGGATGTGCAGACCACGGCGATGGGCTGGGAAGTGGCGCCCGAAGGCTTGACCGAACTGCTGCGGCGCATCGAGGACGAGTACCGCCCCGGCCCGATCTACCTGACCGAGAACGGCTCCTGCTACGACGACGCGCTCGAGCCCGACGGCGCCATCCACGACGGCGAGCGCCGCGCCTACCTGCAGCGCCACCTGGGCGCGCTGCGCGACACGGTGCGCGCCGGGGTGCCGGTCAAGGGCTACTTCGCCTGGAGCCTGCTCGACAACTTCGAGTGGGCCGAGGGCTACCTGCGCCGCTTCGGCCTGGTCCACGTCGATTATGCGACCCAGCAGCGCCGGCTCAAGGACAGCGCGCGCTGGTATCGCGCCTTCCTCCACGGCGAGGAGTGA